From Priestia aryabhattai, one genomic window encodes:
- a CDS encoding cytochrome P450: MKTERENGIVRQVNTIQTKEERFNPFSWYEDMRNSAPVQWDEERQVWDVFHYDGVKEVLEQKNIFSSDRRPSQNQRRTALGTSLINIDPPKHAEMRGLVNKAFTPKAMKAWEPKIARITNELLQEVEHLEDIDIVEHLSYPLPVMVIADILGVPIEDQRQFKDWSDIIVAGPSNNERETLEKLQQEKMKANDELETYFYRIIEEKRTHPGDDIISVFLQAKEEGKQLTDEEIVGFSILLLIAGNETTTNLISNTIYCLMEDKASFERLKREKELLPSAIEEVLRYRSPVQALHRIVKEDVILAGKKLKAGEHVIPWMGSAHRDAQYFEKPDVFKIDRKPNVHMAFGRGIHFCLGAPLARIEAKIMLSELIDRYPQMDWSPSFELKPIESTFVYGLKELLIRKHV, encoded by the coding sequence ATGAAAACGGAAAGAGAAAACGGAATCGTCCGTCAAGTGAATACGATTCAAACAAAAGAAGAGCGCTTTAATCCTTTTTCTTGGTACGAAGACATGAGAAACAGCGCGCCTGTGCAGTGGGATGAAGAAAGGCAGGTATGGGATGTTTTTCACTATGACGGGGTCAAAGAAGTGCTAGAACAAAAGAATATTTTTTCTTCTGATCGAAGACCTTCACAAAATCAAAGACGAACGGCTCTAGGAACGAGCCTAATTAATATTGATCCGCCTAAACATGCTGAAATGAGAGGGCTTGTTAATAAAGCTTTTACGCCTAAAGCAATGAAAGCATGGGAGCCTAAAATTGCTCGTATTACAAATGAATTATTACAAGAAGTTGAGCATCTTGAAGATATTGATATAGTCGAGCATCTTTCCTATCCGCTTCCGGTTATGGTGATTGCCGACATTTTAGGCGTACCAATAGAAGATCAGCGCCAGTTTAAAGATTGGTCGGATATTATCGTAGCAGGTCCATCGAATAACGAACGTGAAACGCTAGAAAAATTGCAGCAAGAGAAAATGAAAGCAAATGATGAGCTAGAAACTTATTTTTATCGAATCATTGAAGAAAAACGCACGCATCCGGGAGATGATATTATCTCCGTGTTTCTTCAGGCAAAAGAAGAAGGGAAACAGCTAACAGATGAAGAAATCGTCGGGTTTTCCATTTTGCTGCTGATTGCAGGCAACGAAACTACAACAAATTTAATTTCAAATACTATTTATTGTTTGATGGAAGATAAAGCTTCTTTTGAACGACTCAAACGAGAGAAAGAACTTTTGCCTTCTGCGATTGAAGAAGTTCTTCGCTATCGTTCACCCGTTCAAGCTCTTCACCGAATCGTAAAAGAAGATGTGATTCTTGCAGGAAAGAAGCTAAAAGCTGGCGAACACGTAATTCCATGGATGGGGTCAGCGCATCGAGACGCTCAGTATTTTGAAAAGCCGGATGTATTTAAAATCGATCGAAAGCCAAATGTGCATATGGCATTTGGAAGAGGCATTCATTTTTGCTTGGGAGCACCGCTTGCTCGAATAGAAGCAAAAATTATGCTGTCCGAGCTGATTGACCGCTATCCGCAGATGGACTGGAGCCCGTCATTTGAGTTAAAGCCGATTGAAAGCACATTTGTATATGGGTTAAAAGAATTATTGATTCGTAAACATGTATAA
- a CDS encoding DoxX family protein codes for MKSCQLGTFLLRLMLGLTFFIHGLGKFQSGIDNTVGFFHSMGIPAFFAYAVAVIEFVGGAAMILGFQTRLVGVLFAIVMIGAIFTAKSGAGFTGGYELELALFVVSLHMILAGSGAYALDNRLQKPEEHYS; via the coding sequence ATGAAAAGCTGTCAGCTTGGAACGTTTTTACTTCGTCTCATGTTAGGGCTAACGTTTTTTATTCATGGACTTGGCAAATTTCAAAGCGGTATTGATAATACAGTTGGCTTTTTCCACAGCATGGGCATTCCTGCGTTTTTCGCTTATGCGGTTGCTGTTATTGAATTCGTAGGGGGAGCTGCCATGATTCTTGGATTTCAAACGCGCTTAGTCGGTGTCTTGTTTGCGATTGTGATGATTGGTGCTATTTTTACAGCGAAAAGCGGTGCTGGTTTTACAGGCGGCTATGAGCTTGAGCTTGCGCTTTTTGTCGTTTCGCTTCATATGATTCTAGCAGGAAGCGGTGCGTACGCGTTAGACAATCGATTACAAAAACCAGAAGAACATTATTCTTAA
- a CDS encoding glycosyltransferase family 2 protein, with amino-acid sequence MKTLSVVLPIYNEEETLKNVLKEIKKVNVLEIIVIANGCTDASVKIAKEEGCTVKVVGKRLSPHEARMEGAKIAKGEAVLFVDGDIILSASELERFVQPLLFGNSDVVLNKWDKTKMNACNRSELTWSAVLHHAIGKPHRANADLKAPYGVLINVLQNYWDLPPLSLFVTFLTQYRVSTHMTIETQGKGSFRPFDRPLRSRERIQSYQQLLQTYYTLASNRKRRVDMLTQSIPVVEHGWGKLSSFYGGKQLSVIIPVCNEEQTIKQVIAEARKLEPLEIIVVINGSTDQSEKYAKGQGVKTIVYDERLGHDCGRAAGALAATGDILLFIDGDFVLSAQELYPFASAIASGVDVALNVCEDEAKLTHVVQGWKYVLNETVGRKDLLMSSMTAVPHAISRECLEQIGTESLVVPPFAQAKAIIEDFHVQAVHHVDVNKFNRFRYSEHLSLKSHSTTAELIIQDHIFAFLSYLHRD; translated from the coding sequence ATGAAAACTCTTTCTGTCGTTCTGCCCATTTATAATGAAGAAGAAACGCTAAAAAACGTGCTTAAGGAAATTAAGAAAGTGAATGTGCTTGAGATTATTGTGATTGCCAATGGGTGTACCGATGCTTCAGTGAAAATAGCTAAAGAAGAGGGATGCACGGTAAAAGTAGTGGGAAAACGCCTTTCTCCACATGAAGCAAGAATGGAAGGAGCGAAGATTGCTAAAGGAGAGGCCGTCTTATTTGTAGACGGAGACATTATTCTTTCTGCTTCTGAGCTTGAGCGTTTTGTTCAGCCTTTGTTATTTGGAAACAGCGATGTTGTGCTAAACAAGTGGGATAAAACAAAAATGAATGCTTGTAACCGCAGCGAGCTGACGTGGAGTGCGGTCTTGCATCATGCGATCGGGAAGCCTCATCGCGCCAACGCTGATTTAAAAGCGCCTTACGGGGTGCTGATAAACGTGTTGCAGAACTACTGGGATCTGCCGCCTCTTTCTTTATTTGTGACGTTTTTAACACAGTATCGTGTAAGCACGCATATGACGATTGAAACGCAGGGAAAGGGAAGCTTTCGCCCGTTTGATCGCCCGCTGCGCAGCAGAGAGCGAATTCAATCCTACCAGCAGCTTCTTCAAACATACTACACGCTTGCGTCAAATCGTAAAAGGCGAGTTGATATGCTTACGCAGTCCATTCCAGTTGTTGAGCACGGCTGGGGGAAATTATCTTCTTTTTATGGAGGAAAACAGCTGTCTGTCATTATTCCAGTTTGCAACGAGGAACAAACAATCAAACAAGTAATTGCAGAAGCAAGAAAACTTGAACCGTTAGAAATTATTGTTGTGATTAACGGCTCTACGGATCAGTCAGAGAAGTATGCCAAAGGACAGGGCGTCAAAACCATCGTCTACGATGAGCGGCTAGGGCATGATTGCGGAAGAGCTGCAGGGGCACTTGCAGCAACAGGAGATATTCTTCTTTTTATAGACGGGGATTTTGTTCTTTCAGCTCAAGAGTTATATCCGTTTGCTTCAGCGATAGCGAGCGGTGTTGATGTAGCTTTAAACGTATGTGAAGATGAAGCCAAGCTCACGCATGTTGTGCAGGGGTGGAAGTATGTGTTAAATGAGACGGTAGGAAGAAAAGATTTATTAATGAGCTCCATGACAGCTGTTCCTCATGCGATAAGCAGAGAGTGTCTGGAGCAAATTGGAACCGAATCTCTTGTTGTTCCGCCTTTTGCTCAAGCAAAAGCGATAATAGAAGATTTTCATGTTCAGGCCGTCCACCACGTTGACGTAAATAAATTCAACCGGTTTCGATACTCTGAGCATCTATCATTAAAGAGCCATTCTACTACGGCAGAACTCATTATTCAGGATCATATTTTTGCTTTTCTATCTTATCTTCACCGTGACTGA
- a CDS encoding nucleotide sugar dehydrogenase, which yields MNKKVAVIGLGYVGLPLALLFAKKNYTVIGLDIDVRKIEALKQGKSYIPDVRNDVIQSEKNFQAYELQKGISAFQVCDYVVVTVPTPITENHNPDLGPVISASTFLKEHMVKGQTVIYESSTYPGTLEEVVLPILKESDLQAGVDFYLAYSPERVDPANKSYDIEYIPKVISGYSKNCLYHVQMFYESIFQQVVPVSSPKVAEMCKLFENIQRLVNISLVNETNELCEELGIDFHEVLQAASTKPFGFTPYYPGPGIGGHCIPVDPLYFLWKLKQNGLTSELIEAAHHINEEMPNKVIRRVEKQLAANEKRVFVVGVAYKKDVNDMRESPALAVCEGLLAKGYELAYHDPYIDSAILNKQTYFSVPLTKEEVEKSDVVLVLTDHSQIDWSIVRYAKKVVDTRGILNECSR from the coding sequence ATGAATAAAAAAGTTGCCGTTATTGGTCTTGGGTATGTAGGACTGCCGCTTGCTCTTTTGTTTGCTAAGAAAAACTATACCGTGATTGGACTTGATATTGACGTCCGGAAAATTGAAGCGCTAAAACAAGGGAAAAGCTATATTCCAGATGTACGTAATGATGTGATTCAAAGCGAGAAAAACTTTCAAGCATATGAATTGCAAAAAGGTATTTCCGCATTTCAAGTATGCGATTATGTAGTGGTGACCGTTCCAACTCCTATTACAGAGAATCATAATCCGGACTTAGGACCAGTTATTAGCGCATCTACGTTTTTGAAAGAACATATGGTAAAAGGGCAAACCGTTATTTATGAAAGCTCTACCTATCCAGGCACGCTTGAAGAAGTCGTTTTACCCATTTTAAAGGAGTCTGATTTGCAAGCGGGAGTTGATTTTTATTTAGCTTATTCTCCAGAGCGAGTCGATCCAGCAAACAAGTCGTACGACATTGAGTATATTCCAAAAGTGATTAGCGGCTACAGTAAAAACTGCCTTTATCACGTGCAGATGTTTTATGAAAGTATTTTTCAGCAAGTCGTGCCTGTTTCTTCTCCAAAAGTAGCGGAAATGTGCAAGCTGTTTGAAAATATTCAGCGCCTTGTCAATATTTCGTTGGTGAATGAAACAAATGAACTGTGCGAGGAATTAGGCATTGATTTTCATGAGGTATTACAGGCGGCATCTACTAAGCCGTTTGGGTTCACTCCGTATTATCCAGGCCCTGGAATTGGAGGACACTGCATACCTGTTGACCCGCTGTATTTTTTATGGAAACTAAAGCAAAATGGGTTAACGAGCGAACTTATTGAAGCTGCTCATCATATTAATGAAGAAATGCCAAATAAAGTGATTAGGCGAGTTGAAAAGCAGCTTGCAGCAAATGAAAAACGAGTGTTTGTTGTAGGCGTGGCGTATAAAAAAGATGTAAATGATATGCGTGAATCGCCGGCGCTGGCGGTGTGTGAAGGTCTTTTAGCAAAAGGGTATGAGTTAGCGTACCATGACCCTTACATTGACTCCGCTATATTAAATAAGCAAACGTATTTCTCTGTCCCGCTGACAAAAGAAGAAGTTGAAAAAAGCGATGTTGTACTTGTGTTAACCGATCATAGTCAAATCGATTGGTCGATTGTAAGATACGCAAAAAAAGTTGTGGATACAAGAGGTATTTTAAATGAATGTAGCCGCTGA
- a CDS encoding glycosyltransferase family 2 protein — MKVSVIIPACNEGDSLLPVLQEVHKIKPFEIIIVVNGSSDATKKIAEDAGCRAVYYEEALGINIGRAIGAKKAKGDILLFLDGDIAVPHEELMKYTYAIEIGHDIALNNLSWIMKRKVRPHPVSVAKYMLNLCLQREDLSVQALTAIPHAIKKKSAAEIGYENLAHPPLAHTIALLKGMSIVAPCSSDVIYTNKIRNTHKTIPTNSPFPISTNYIIGDHIKALAHLIEEKGIRGGLTDGDRNREIVSTYTPNVKRKIGVKYSAVIPVGEEKETIASVIKEVKKAGVEEIIVVANGADEVTVKRAIEAGATVLHYRQRLGHNVPRAIGAMYSSGEICLFIDGDIVISAENLRPYLEAADQGIDVALNNLECLLDEVHPIHSVSAAKYFLNLVCKRPDLTINTTTAIPHAIKRDVMEKVGYDSLIIPPLFQLKSIMYGFTVQPVHFVDVARTNRIRKEHMKVKGLAASTQRILGDYVEAMAYYISQTSERGEFLPDIRRHDLLFEVLKDE, encoded by the coding sequence TTGAAAGTATCAGTCATTATTCCAGCCTGTAACGAAGGAGATTCGTTATTACCTGTGCTTCAAGAAGTTCATAAAATAAAGCCGTTTGAGATTATCATTGTAGTAAATGGATCCAGTGATGCAACAAAGAAAATTGCCGAGGATGCAGGCTGCCGTGCTGTTTATTATGAAGAAGCTCTTGGCATTAATATTGGAAGAGCCATTGGGGCTAAAAAAGCAAAAGGAGACATTTTGCTTTTTTTGGACGGAGATATAGCGGTTCCTCATGAGGAGCTGATGAAATATACGTATGCTATAGAAATCGGTCATGATATAGCGTTAAACAACCTTTCATGGATTATGAAACGGAAGGTGCGTCCGCATCCTGTTTCCGTTGCAAAATACATGCTGAACTTGTGCTTACAGCGTGAAGATTTATCCGTTCAAGCATTAACAGCCATTCCGCATGCCATTAAAAAAAAATCGGCTGCTGAAATTGGATACGAGAACTTAGCTCACCCACCCCTTGCTCATACGATTGCTCTTTTAAAAGGAATGTCAATTGTTGCACCGTGTTCCTCGGACGTTATTTATACCAATAAGATTAGAAACACCCACAAAACAATTCCTACCAATTCCCCTTTTCCTATTTCTACTAATTATATTATTGGAGATCACATTAAAGCGTTAGCTCATCTTATTGAAGAAAAAGGAATAAGAGGCGGACTAACAGATGGCGATCGAAACCGGGAAATTGTTTCGACTTATACACCGAATGTGAAGCGGAAAATAGGCGTTAAGTATAGTGCTGTTATTCCAGTAGGCGAAGAAAAAGAAACGATTGCCAGCGTTATTAAAGAAGTAAAAAAAGCCGGAGTGGAAGAAATCATTGTGGTTGCCAACGGAGCCGATGAAGTAACGGTTAAGCGAGCGATCGAAGCCGGAGCTACTGTTCTTCATTATAGGCAGAGGCTCGGACACAATGTACCTCGAGCAATTGGTGCGATGTACAGCAGCGGTGAAATTTGCTTGTTCATAGATGGAGATATTGTGATTTCCGCGGAAAACTTACGTCCGTATCTAGAAGCAGCTGACCAAGGCATTGATGTAGCGCTTAATAATTTAGAGTGTCTGCTTGACGAAGTGCATCCTATTCACTCTGTAAGTGCTGCGAAATATTTTCTTAATCTTGTTTGCAAACGTCCTGATTTAACGATCAATACAACGACGGCAATTCCGCATGCCATTAAACGAGATGTAATGGAGAAAGTGGGCTATGATTCTCTTATTATTCCCCCTTTATTTCAATTAAAAAGTATCATGTACGGCTTTACGGTTCAACCTGTTCATTTTGTGGATGTGGCGCGAACGAACCGGATTCGAAAAGAGCATATGAAAGTCAAAGGTCTAGCAGCATCAACTCAGCGAATCCTAGGAGATTATGTAGAGGCCATGGCGTACTATATTAGCCAAACTAGCGAAAGAGGCGAATTTCTTCCAGACATACGAAGACATGATCTTTTGTTTGAGGTGTTGAAGGATGAATAA
- a CDS encoding DUF2642 domain-containing protein produces MFFCCYRRYIEKIKHLLFSNRFAEFIQENTKKAVEDIVYSDTFKEYVISIIKESQESPFKEIAEQYVGQEVVIETTAGPLEGVVTFVGDDYLELVESPTSTVLLPFTSIVTIQSA; encoded by the coding sequence ATGTTTTTTTGTTGTTACCGTCGCTATATAGAAAAGATAAAACACCTGTTGTTTTCAAATCGATTTGCTGAATTTATTCAGGAAAACACAAAAAAAGCAGTAGAAGACATCGTTTATTCCGACACGTTTAAAGAATACGTAATAAGTATTATTAAAGAATCTCAAGAATCACCTTTTAAAGAAATTGCCGAGCAGTATGTCGGGCAAGAAGTTGTGATTGAAACAACGGCTGGTCCACTCGAAGGTGTTGTGACGTTTGTAGGAGATGATTATTTAGAATTAGTAGAGTCTCCAACATCAACGGTATTACTTCCATTTACAAGCATTGTTACTATTCAAAGCGCTTAA
- a CDS encoding C40 family peptidase: MKKMLSALLVGGALFASPAMGHAAFGDTVLKQGMTNDDVEQVKTVLKDKGFLKGEVSRYFNYETKKAVIAFQEKHNLEADGIVGENTYNALGKGGVVEGESEVNVDKVISKAKSLMGTPYKWGGTTPSGFDCSGYLQYVYKESVGIDIPRTVEDIYKAGENVSEPQVGDLVFFETYKEGPSHAGIYLGDGKFINASSSKGVTISDKNSSYWKERYIGAKRIAAN, translated from the coding sequence ATGAAAAAAATGCTATCGGCGCTTCTTGTAGGAGGAGCTTTATTTGCAAGTCCGGCAATGGGACATGCTGCGTTTGGCGACACGGTTTTAAAACAAGGGATGACAAATGATGATGTGGAACAAGTTAAAACGGTGTTAAAAGATAAAGGATTTTTAAAAGGCGAAGTATCGCGTTATTTTAATTATGAAACCAAAAAAGCGGTCATAGCTTTTCAAGAGAAACATAACCTAGAAGCAGACGGAATTGTTGGAGAAAATACATACAATGCATTAGGTAAAGGCGGCGTTGTAGAAGGCGAATCAGAAGTAAATGTTGATAAAGTAATTAGCAAAGCAAAATCCTTAATGGGCACGCCGTACAAATGGGGCGGCACCACACCTTCAGGATTTGACTGCAGCGGATATCTTCAGTATGTATATAAAGAAAGTGTAGGCATCGATATTCCAAGAACGGTTGAAGATATCTATAAAGCAGGTGAAAATGTAAGTGAACCCCAAGTGGGAGATCTTGTTTTCTTTGAAACGTATAAAGAAGGTCCTTCTCATGCAGGCATTTATCTTGGAGACGGAAAGTTTATTAATGCTTCGTCTTCTAAAGGCGTTACAATTAGCGATAAAAATTCAAGCTATTGGAAAGAGCGCTATATAGGGGCAAAGCGTATTGCAGCCAACTGA
- a CDS encoding globin-coupled sensor protein: protein MNWFKRNKAHAEAAAVELITVKLHVSDPMIKKQINMISLTEDDLERIARFQVHALNAIEEIVNDFYKAIGEQAHLVAIIEKHSSVHALKQTLKQHILEMFDGQIDDAFVVKRQKISKMHVKIGLEPNWYLCAFQNLFTSLLSVCEHTMDSKEECLAFIASMTKLISLEKQIVLKAYELEYDEQRAGLQTQKEQIQLEISRTSSILSSLSEETKKFMDQMHNQSSDVVSYANKSSQLAEVIETESVTSQAKLKEEQNMLGSIQKNTSLIQNKMKTLEHTSQQIHQIVSIVTSIAEQTNLLALNASIESARAGEHGKGFAVVAQEVRKLAEETKKSISNISTFIGDIQKQIESVSALGGEVAKLTKDTADNMNNITSFFTNVLSITTENKQQTVLTKKELEKIADVMKQLSLRIEKMAHSSEELERLTEKS from the coding sequence ATGAATTGGTTTAAACGAAACAAAGCGCACGCCGAAGCCGCAGCTGTCGAACTCATCACTGTAAAGCTTCACGTATCGGACCCGATGATAAAAAAGCAGATTAACATGATTTCCTTAACAGAAGATGATCTCGAACGGATTGCCAGATTTCAAGTTCACGCGCTGAACGCCATCGAAGAGATTGTGAATGATTTTTACAAAGCTATTGGCGAACAGGCCCATTTGGTTGCGATTATCGAAAAGCACAGCAGCGTTCATGCATTAAAACAAACGTTAAAACAGCACATCTTAGAAATGTTTGATGGACAAATAGACGATGCTTTTGTGGTAAAACGTCAAAAAATTTCCAAGATGCACGTTAAAATTGGACTTGAGCCAAACTGGTATTTGTGCGCATTTCAAAATTTATTTACGTCGCTGCTGTCAGTCTGTGAACATACGATGGACTCAAAAGAAGAATGTCTGGCTTTTATTGCAAGTATGACAAAGCTTATTAGTCTAGAAAAGCAAATTGTGTTAAAAGCCTATGAGCTTGAGTACGACGAGCAGCGCGCTGGACTTCAGACTCAAAAAGAGCAAATTCAGCTAGAAATCTCTCGTACATCATCTATCCTTTCTTCGTTATCTGAAGAAACGAAGAAATTTATGGATCAAATGCACAATCAGTCCTCTGACGTGGTGTCCTATGCAAACAAAAGCTCCCAATTGGCAGAAGTCATTGAGACAGAATCCGTTACGAGTCAAGCAAAACTAAAAGAAGAACAAAATATGCTTGGAAGCATACAAAAAAATACATCTCTCATTCAAAACAAAATGAAAACGCTTGAACATACATCACAGCAAATTCATCAAATCGTTTCAATTGTCACTTCTATTGCTGAGCAGACAAATTTATTAGCATTAAACGCTTCGATTGAGTCTGCTCGAGCCGGTGAGCATGGAAAGGGATTTGCAGTGGTCGCGCAAGAAGTACGGAAGCTTGCAGAAGAAACGAAGAAATCTATTTCTAATATTTCCACTTTTATCGGAGACATTCAAAAACAAATCGAAAGCGTCTCGGCGTTAGGTGGAGAAGTCGCTAAATTAACAAAAGATACGGCTGATAATATGAACAACATTACTTCTTTTTTCACGAACGTCCTTAGCATAACAACCGAGAACAAACAGCAAACCGTTCTAACAAAAAAAGAACTTGAAAAAATAGCGGACGTAATGAAGCAGCTGTCTCTACGTATTGAGAAGATGGCACATTCCTCGGAAGAACTTGAACGATTAACCGAAAAAAGTTGA
- a CDS encoding HTH-type transcriptional regulator Hpr produces MKRTLNQDTIKDAMLFNQLVMQVSKALWKSTEKDWEQWVKPYDLSINEHHILGIAYQLEIASMTDISKLGVMHLSTAFNFAKKLHLRGYLTLSKNERDKRNTYVQLTEEGKKMFLKTLEDYNPLENPLFQGAMPLRDVYGELPDFVELTALIRSIYGEDFVQFIERSSQEPASLKK; encoded by the coding sequence GTGAAACGCACGTTAAATCAAGATACGATTAAAGATGCCATGTTGTTTAATCAACTTGTGATGCAAGTAAGCAAAGCTCTTTGGAAGTCTACTGAAAAGGATTGGGAACAGTGGGTTAAGCCGTACGATCTTAGCATTAATGAGCATCACATTTTGGGGATTGCTTATCAGCTGGAAATTGCGTCGATGACCGACATTTCAAAGCTAGGCGTCATGCATTTATCCACAGCTTTTAACTTTGCAAAAAAATTGCACTTGCGGGGCTATCTTACCCTTTCTAAAAATGAAAGAGATAAGCGGAATACATACGTACAGCTCACAGAAGAAGGAAAAAAGATGTTCTTAAAAACGCTCGAGGATTATAACCCCCTTGAAAACCCTTTGTTTCAAGGAGCGATGCCGCTGCGAGATGTTTACGGAGAGCTGCCTGACTTCGTCGAACTAACGGCTCTGATTCGAAGTATATACGGAGAGGATTTTGTCCAGTTTATCGAACGTTCTTCTCAAGAACCCGCTAGCTTGAAAAAATAA
- a CDS encoding RNA polymerase sigma factor, with the protein MKKHDAHQMLVACITEHKADFYRLAFSYVKNQEDALDIVQESIKKALISIDSIKDIQSIKSWLYKIVVRTAIDFLRKHKRLTLMDDEALEYLSRGREDQYEDMDLKQAMDQLPVKYKTIIILRFFEDLKMDEIAEIIEENINTVKTRLYRALKLLRITMTEEDLEQ; encoded by the coding sequence ATGAAAAAACATGATGCACATCAAATGCTCGTAGCGTGCATAACCGAGCATAAAGCGGATTTTTACCGGCTTGCTTTTAGCTATGTGAAAAACCAAGAAGATGCGCTTGATATTGTGCAAGAATCGATAAAAAAAGCACTCATTTCAATAGACAGTATCAAGGATATTCAATCGATTAAAAGCTGGCTCTATAAAATTGTCGTACGAACAGCAATCGATTTCCTGCGTAAGCATAAACGTTTAACACTTATGGACGATGAAGCGCTTGAGTACCTGAGCAGAGGACGCGAAGATCAGTACGAAGACATGGATTTAAAACAAGCAATGGATCAGCTGCCGGTTAAATATAAGACCATTATTATTCTACGATTTTTTGAAGATTTAAAAATGGACGAAATTGCCGAAATCATTGAGGAGAATATAAATACGGTAAAGACAAGACTCTACAGAGCGTTGAAGCTGTTACGGATTACGATGACAGAGGAGGACTTAGAACAATGA
- a CDS encoding polysaccharide deacetylase family protein, producing MKTMGYKRILTLLGCCILFLGAAGYIVKANSTEKKTASIQTDQTYPNVEIQTLVKDLTYGGYAISYPSFKKKEIDQSIQAYVADEVSHYEKKLQKQSKNKKSELTITYKIVHYSKQTLSVVFDEYESVNGEKGTSSLKTFTFDLPAQKQMALKDLFKRDANYLARLSAISYAELKKQMKTADFDPDLQKGTQAADQNFSEFALLENSIVIYFKPYQLSAEQAKTKTIAIQKDLFKDIISDAYNEEAANKNKVKETPPKHIVNEMPQQGAPIDPTKKVVAMTFDDGPNPSSTNVILDGLKEVNGHATFFVLGSRVQYYPETIERMVKEGNEVGNHSWDHPQLTRLNEAQVKHQIGDTQALIKQVSGYEPLHVRPPYGAVNANVRRYIGNVGVTLWDIDPEDWKYRNVPHSVQAVMSQVGDGKVILMHDIYQTSAEAAVEIMKKLHAQGYQLVTISQLEQVKREREQLHMQ from the coding sequence ATGAAAACCATGGGTTACAAACGTATTTTGACATTGCTTGGATGCTGTATTTTGTTTCTTGGTGCAGCAGGGTATATCGTCAAAGCAAACAGTACAGAGAAAAAAACGGCAAGTATTCAAACAGATCAAACCTATCCTAACGTTGAAATTCAAACGCTAGTTAAGGATCTTACCTACGGAGGCTATGCAATTAGCTACCCTTCCTTTAAAAAAAAAGAAATCGATCAATCCATTCAAGCTTATGTAGCAGATGAAGTGTCACACTATGAAAAAAAGCTGCAGAAGCAGTCAAAAAATAAAAAATCTGAATTAACCATTACATATAAAATTGTCCATTACAGCAAACAAACGCTAAGCGTTGTCTTTGATGAATATGAATCTGTAAATGGAGAGAAAGGAACGTCTTCTCTCAAGACTTTTACATTTGACCTGCCTGCTCAAAAACAAATGGCGTTAAAGGATTTATTTAAAAGAGATGCAAACTACTTAGCTCGCCTTTCGGCTATTTCATATGCTGAATTAAAAAAACAAATGAAAACAGCTGATTTTGACCCGGACCTTCAAAAAGGAACTCAGGCAGCTGATCAAAATTTCAGTGAATTTGCACTGCTTGAAAACAGTATTGTGATCTATTTTAAGCCTTATCAGCTAAGCGCTGAACAAGCTAAAACCAAAACAATCGCTATCCAAAAAGATTTATTTAAAGATATAATAAGCGATGCTTATAATGAAGAAGCAGCAAATAAAAATAAAGTCAAAGAAACACCTCCAAAACATATTGTTAACGAAATGCCGCAACAAGGAGCGCCTATTGATCCAACTAAAAAAGTCGTTGCGATGACTTTTGATGATGGACCTAACCCTTCATCTACCAATGTGATTTTAGATGGATTAAAAGAAGTGAACGGACACGCTACCTTTTTTGTGTTAGGAAGCCGCGTTCAATATTATCCTGAAACGATCGAACGTATGGTGAAGGAAGGCAACGAAGTCGGAAATCACTCTTGGGATCATCCTCAGCTCACTCGTTTAAACGAAGCGCAGGTCAAACACCAAATAGGAGATACCCAAGCGCTCATTAAACAAGTCAGCGGTTATGAACCACTGCATGTACGCCCTCCTTATGGAGCTGTGAATGCAAATGTAAGACGCTATATCGGAAATGTTGGTGTGACTCTATGGGATATCGATCCCGAAGATTGGAAATATAGAAACGTTCCTCACTCCGTTCAAGCAGTTATGAGTCAAGTGGGAGACGGAAAAGTCATTTTAATGCATGATATTTATCAAACAAGCGCCGAAGCAGCCGTTGAAATTATGAAGAAGCTTCATGCACAAGGATATCAGCTTGTTACGATTTCACAGCTAGAACAAGTAAAAAGAGAGCGGGAACAGCTGCACATGCAGTAG